In the genome of Deferribacterota bacterium, one region contains:
- a CDS encoding FprA family A-type flavoprotein: MSAIKIEENIYFVGVFDPELRVFDIVVPTKDGTTYNSYLIVGKEKKALIEACKFNFKEDHLKNIEEICPIEELDYIVLNHTEPDHSGTLPLIVDKNPNIEVIYSKTAKSFVENIINKEFNGRSVSDGDTIDLGGYTLEFFHTPFLHWPDTMFTYLREKNILFPCDFLGAHYCEYNIFNDTLENKEEAYNAFKYYYMSIMRPFKNHILKALDKIKNLKIDIICPSHGPILRENIQYYIDFYRDQAVKFNIRKNKNIATILYASAYNNTKKLAETIDRALKETGVETILIDAANEPMKKIIDSIEISKGLIIGTATINAKAPKPIFDVFANLVVLDVSGRIAGVFGSYGWSGEGVRISEDIVKTMRMKTPMPTFMVKMTPSDKDLEEAYKWGCELGISILES; the protein is encoded by the coding sequence ATGTCTGCTATAAAGATAGAGGAAAATATATATTTTGTTGGTGTCTTTGACCCAGAATTAAGGGTTTTTGATATAGTTGTGCCTACAAAAGATGGCACTACTTATAATAGTTATTTAATTGTAGGCAAAGAGAAAAAAGCATTAATAGAAGCATGCAAATTTAATTTTAAGGAGGATCACCTAAAAAATATTGAGGAGATTTGTCCAATCGAAGAATTAGATTATATTGTATTAAATCACACAGAACCAGACCATTCAGGAACACTTCCTTTAATAGTTGATAAAAATCCAAATATAGAGGTGATATATTCTAAGACTGCTAAGAGCTTTGTTGAAAATATAATAAATAAAGAGTTCAATGGTAGATCTGTATCCGATGGTGATACAATTGATTTGGGCGGCTACACCTTGGAGTTTTTCCACACACCTTTTCTTCACTGGCCTGATACTATGTTTACTTATCTTAGAGAAAAAAATATTCTTTTTCCATGTGATTTCTTAGGGGCTCATTATTGTGAATATAACATCTTTAATGATACCTTAGAGAATAAAGAAGAAGCCTATAATGCATTTAAATATTATTATATGAGTATTATGCGACCCTTTAAGAATCATATTCTAAAGGCTCTTGATAAGATAAAAAATTTGAAAATAGATATTATATGCCCCTCTCATGGTCCTATATTGCGTGAAAATATTCAGTATTATATAGATTTTTACAGGGATCAAGCTGTTAAATTTAATATTAGAAAAAACAAAAATATAGCAACAATTTTGTATGCAAGTGCCTATAACAATACAAAGAAGCTAGCTGAGACAATTGACAGGGCTTTGAAAGAAACAGGCGTTGAGACTATCCTTATTGATGCAGCTAACGAACCTATGAAGAAGATAATTGATAGCATAGAGATATCTAAGGGTTTAATAATTGGTACTGCTACAATTAATGCAAAAGCACCTAAGCCTATTTTTGATGTATTTGCTAACCTTGTTGTATTAGATGTTTCAGGTCGCATTGCTGGGGTTTTTGGTTCTTATGGATGGAGTGGGGAAGGTGTAAGAATTAGTGAAGACATTGTTAAAACTATGAGAATGAAAACACCAATGCCCACATTTATGGTTAAGATGACCCCAAGTGATAAAGATTTGGAGGAAGCATATAAGTGGGGATGTGAACTTGGTATTTCGATACTTGAATCATAG
- a CDS encoding rubredoxin yields MKYICTICGYIYDPEVGDPDNGIQPGTSFEDLPDDWVCPECGAPKESFEVYEE; encoded by the coding sequence ATGAAATATATTTGTACTATCTGCGGCTATATTTATGATCCAGAGGTAGGTGATCCAGACAATGGTATTCAGCCTGGCACATCATTTGAAGACTTGCCTGATGATTGGGTATGTCCAGAATGTGGTGCACCTAAAGAAAGTTTTGAGGTTTATGAAGAATAA